The following nucleotide sequence is from Penicillium digitatum chromosome 5, complete sequence.
ACCGAAGGCAACACTTTTTCCTCCTCTTTCAAGGCTTTCACACGTGGGCATCGCCGTCGCTCCACGCACGTTACTCGCCGTGATCTTGAGAAGTTTCAATCGGAAGTCCTTGGCATTGAAAACCACGCATGCTGGTTCGACGAAGATAACGGCACCGGCACTCCGCAACCCTTCACTCGTGACGATCCTCAACTAGAGGAATTGAATCGCGCTTTCGCCGACGCCGACGTCTCTATGAACACGAACACCACAAGTATGGCTACCAACGGTACCGGCTCTGGTAACTTCTCGGGTTATGTCGAAAACAGTACTGGCGCGATGAACATACCCAACATCCCTCCCCGCCAGACTCCGTCTCCTTCTCCCTCCCACTCTTCGGTCACCACCCAGATCAATGGTGGCGGAATGGGCGCCATGGGTGCGGCAATTCCAATGAATGCTGGCCACCAGATGGATTTGCATCATCTCTATGAGATGGTAGTAGAATTAAGCGATGTGTTGAAGAACAACCGAGATGTGACCAAGAACATCGTCGCGAATGCGGAAGAGATTGTGGTATGTAGGACCTACGAACGTGCATTCAAATTCGATATTCAGCTAACACAGACTTAGAAAAACGGTATTGTCGACAGCTCTGGTCCAAATGGCCAGCAGGGCGATAACCTCAGTATGTTGACCCCTGGGAAGCCCGATCCACATCCCCATTTACTAACGCCTAGAGCAGTTGCGCGGATTGCCGAACTCGAGCGTGCCCTGGCCAAGGAAAAGCTTGTTAGTGCCGATCACAAGCACTATCGCGAGGAGAACGTGAAGATGATCCGGGAGTTTGAGACTGCCGTTGGTATCATGGTCGAACAAATCCGCAACTACTGCCAGAACAACAATATGCACTACCTTGCCCAGAAGAAGCATTACAATAATGTCCTTCAAGCTGAGCGCGACGCTCATCTGGAAAGCCGACTTGACCGTGACTACTGGCACGCTCAAACCATGAAATGTGCTGAAATGATCCGCACCGCCTACCGTCTCAAAtgcgaagaagatgatgtccCCACTCGCGTCATCTCCGGTCTGCAGAATGAAGTTCGTGCCTACCGCTTTGCGCTTGGCATGGAACCTGAAAAGCCCGAGGAGGAGTATGGCTGGGAATATCTCAAGAATATCCCCGGTCTGGAGTAGATGGGGGCCTATGTGCGGAAGGATTGGGGAATCGTCACCAATTTCTGAGGTCCGCTTGATGCCGTGATGACTGTTTCTTTTCACCGCATACCCCTCGGAGGCGTTTGTGttttcacttttttttggtctctGCTCGGCACTTTTTCCCCTAAGAGATGGTGGCGTTTTTAGGTGTTCTTATTGTCGCGGATACCCCGTGTTTATGAGTGTTATGGTGTTCGACATCAGGACgctcccttttttttttaaatgtCGAAACTAAAGTTCTCTTTGACATCCCTGCTCCCCCACCTAACTAATCCGCCGTAGACTGCACGTACTTGGAAGATCTGCGTACATGGGTCATGTTGTAGGTCTTGTGGTTTCCGCCACCGGAAAGCCGAACCTTCTCCGGATTGGTTCACTtcccaatttttttttaacttgCTAGTCCCTTCTCCCACGCTGCTAATATACTTTTTTTCAATAGTCGGAAACTGGTTATGTTACACTCTCACGTGTCCCCAACCCCCGATTATGTCACCATAGTTGCAAGCTTAATTGCCCAAGTGCATTCGGAAAGTCTGCCAATATCGCTCTCCCTATCCCTTTTAGTACCCTCTTGCATGATTTCACTATGCATTTCTTCCTGAAACAAGCCATGACATTGGGTCATTCACTGTAACTGGTGTACTTTTAACGCATCTGCAAAGCTCTCGGTCGCAGATCATACGGTACTCCCTAGCATTTCTCAGCATTTCCATCTTGTTCGTTGTGACCAGGTCTACAGTATAGTGTTTATCCACCTGATTCTCCTTTCAAATCTTTTTTGTGCGGAAAGTGGGGGACCAGCCAATGATGCGTCGTTCGATCTAGCATTATCCAGTCATTGCGCTCTTTATACGACGCCACACCGCTGATAAACCCTCGACGACCACCTGAGCACTGCGAAATTTGTTCGTTTTATCTCTGACTTTCGAGGTATTTCAAAATGGAGGGAGTTCAGACTGTGGACGTGAGCTGGCTTCATCACTCACAAAAAGGCAAGTCCCACTTTTTATGCTCGCACTTCTTCAGCCTCAAGTCATGGGTAGTTGGAGATGAACCGGGACAGCTTCTGACACTCTCTTCAGATCATTTGTCTCGCACAAAGTCAGTATCAGCAAACGATAGGCCTGGCACAGAGGCAGAGCCAGCGACCTCTCAACCTAAGCCACATCGGAGATCTCGTTCCAACAGCAACCCGGCACGCCCGACACCGGCCCCCTCCGCCTCAGAACCGAAGCCAGCTCCCCAGAATGATGCCGCACAAGCGCAGGCGAAACTATCACCATTTGAGAGGAACGAGGAGCATAAGCCATCTACGCCCTCGCCAGCGTCGCGAAAGACAGATCCCAAACCTATCGGACGACGAAATTCGTGGATCTCCAGTCTAAGCTCGAAGTTTTCGTCTGGATCTACCCCGCCATCGCAACCTAGTCTCAAGGCCAGCCCCGCGAGTCCGAAAACAACATCACCCCTCGACACCCATAACCCATTCGGCGCCGCCTACTTCCCGAGGGATAAGgacgaagagaagaaagacgaCCCCAGTTCCTTTacttcatcatcacctaaGGGGCCCTCGTTTATTCACAATGCACTACGCAAGTTCTCGCACAATTCGGGTGGGTTGCCCAAGTTGAATCCCAATGGCTTGGTCTGTCCACGTCGCGTGATGAACATCGATCGAAACCGGCATCGATGCAAGATTGCGGACTTGAATCAGGCCAAGCTCAACCGAGTCGCATTCTGTGTGGATGTTGAAATAGCGGGCATTTCCCATCGagacgatgacgaggaagctCCTCCAACCAATCAATTACGGCAGCCTCTACCTGGGTCTAATAGCTACAAGCTCAAGAAGGCTGATCTCATATCGAAGGGACAAGACGAAGTTGGGTCTCTGAAGCAACCTCAGGCTACCGTCTTTGAAAAGGATAGTGCAGCTCCCGCTCCAGCCCCTGCTCCAGTTCCGATGCCTGTTCAGACCACCGGTGATGCGAAAGCCCAGTCTAGCTCTCCTCCGACAAATACCACCAGCAAGCCGTCTACTGACCCCAGTCCCAGTGGGGAAGGGACTGATCCAACAAGAAAgcaagagaagaagaagcgttCTGAGGCAGAGCGGAAAGAACGGAAGGAGAGAAAACGAAGACAAGCAGTCGCGAATGGCTCGGTCCCATTGCAACTCGATGCAGAGAATGACGAAGAGGATTTCCAAGGTCCAACACCAGGGCCAGGTCTCCCATGGTCCAAAACGCAAGGCCACCCGACAACCGACCCAGTGCGTATCTATCGCCGTTGTTGCCAGCTACGTGAGACGCCTGTTCTCAAAAGAGTGGTTGATGAGATCTCCAAGCCTTCATCAACACTAGCCGAATCACCCGGCACAGTAGCAGTTTTGGATCTAAGCAATTTCCCCATGACCTCACAGGATTTGACAACGTTCAGCGATTGGCTCGCAGTCGTTCCAGTCCGTAAGCTCATTCTTGAAAACTGTGCCTTGACAGATACTTCCGTGCGAGCCATCCTATCAGCCTTACTTTCTACCAAGACGGTGGAGCAGATGCGCTATCGACGAAGACGATCACGAAGACCAGAGTCTCCAGACTCCAATGATCATGAACGATACGGCGTTGTGGAAAAGCTTTCTCTGAAGGACAACACGAAGATCGGACGGGAAGGATGGCGCCACATCAGCCTTTTTCTTCATCTGTCGAAATCCTTGAAAGCTATCGATTTGTCGGGTATCCCATTTCCTCAAGGCCAGATTGTGATTGATGGTCCTGGGACAACGGGCCAACCCCAATCACACATGGCCGATGTGAGCATTATATTCGCGAGTGCCTTGGCAGAGCGCTTTGCTGGGGACTATCTTGAAGAACTGCTCATGAGCGAGTGTTATCCTTCGGTCAACGCTGTAAAGCAAATCTGCCAGGCGACCACCCAAATGGGTCTGCGAAGACTTGGCTTTGCGAACAATGGTCTGACGAGAGAGGGCCTGGAGCATGTGGCCGAGTACCTCAAAGCCGGGCAGTGCGAGGGACTGGACTTAGGTGGCAACGCTATAAAGAATGATCTCGATCTTGTCACGGGAGCGATTGAACCTGAAACACCGCTTTATGCGCTGAGTCTTGCCGATTGCTCCCTCAATCCGTCGGTAATTTGCCCGTTGCTCCAATCGCTTGCACAGATTCATAACCTCCGGTTCATTGACTTCTCTCACAATCGCGAGTTATTCTCATCACAGCCTAATGCGCTGGGGGCATTCCGTCGCTTCCTGCCGAAAATGCCGTCTTTAAAACGCTTTCATCTCGCTGATGTCGACTTGTCGCCAGATCACGTCATTGGTCTTGCTGAGGTATTGCCGGAGTGCCCCAGTTTGTGCCATCTGAATATTCTGGAGAATGAACAGATTGTAGCTCTAGCCTCTACCACAGACCCCGTTGCTCAGGAAGAAGCATGTGCTGTTTATGCGTCTATGATGGCAGCTGTCCGTGTTTCGCGGACGATCATTGCCGTCGATATCGATGTGCCCGTTGCAGAAAACAACGAAGTTGTCAAAGCGCTAGGATCGCAGATTGTGGCTTACTCGCTGCGGAATCTTGAAGGCGGCGCCATTGCAGAAGAGCTTTCTGACTCTACTTCTCCACTTGAGGATGTCCCTATACCAGAAATTTTGCAACATATTGTCGGACACGCTGGTATTTCCGAAGAGCcctatgatgatgacgatgaggcCGCTCCCGACGAGGATTATGTTATTGGTGGCACAGGTGTTGTTAAAGCATTGGGTGTTTGTCTCGGGAACCTGGACCAGCAAGGTCTCGATATTCTCGGCGAGCAATCTTTACCTGCCAGCGGTACCACAACACCCCGACGCCGCAAGTCTCGAAGTGTTCCCACCAAGCGGCCTCGCGACATGTCGAAGAATTTGCTGGAATCTGCACGCAATATCAGAGTCCGGATCCAGTCGGCCCTTATTCGCGAAGACCATGCAGGTAATGACGCGAATTATCGCCGCCTGCAATTTTTAGACATGACGTTGCATAAGATGATCCAACGCTTTGAGGATGAATACCCAGAAACTCGTGTCCTTCCCCCACCCCCGCCCGCTACTCTAGTCCCTGACAACAATTCCCAACACTCTGGTGATGACGATGGAACCGGCTCTATCGGTGCTAGTGGCAATCTGAACAGCAGCCAGCTTGACGAGACTGGcggcgacgaggaagacgCCGACCAATATGCCGTTCGCCATTCTCGCACAAGTTCTATGACTTCCCTCCACTCTCGGGCCATGACTTCCCAAGAAGGACACATCCACCGCATCGGCCAGAACCTCCGCCGCGACTTCCTTAAACCGTCTCTAGTTCCTGGCGGCAGCGACGACGATTTTGAGTACGAAGGGGATGATTCGCACATTGCCGCTCTTCGGCAAAAGCTCGATCTTTTGCACGAGCAGCAGTCTTTGTCTCAATTCGATGACTTTGACGCCGACATGGCCTACAACCATCTCGGGACTACCGTCGATGAACTCTATGCTTCTCAGCAACAAGACGCCGAAGGATTCGAGCGCTTCAAGCAGTCCCAGATTGCCGCCCAGATCAATAGTGGTTTACGTCCAAGGGATAATGTAAACCCTAGGACAGGCTGCGATGAACCAGAGAGCAAGTCCTCTCCTTAGGTTCTTGTATCTTCATTTTTTATCATCTCGGTTTACCATCTTAACCCCCTGTGTATTCTTTTGCAAGCTTGCGTTCTTATAATATCTGTATATACTTCATGCGCGCGTGTCGTTGAGTATTTTCTATTCAGCCCGGTCTTCTGTATATACGTGGCGGGCACGGAAGGGGCGTAATCCTGTTACCACCAGCATCTTCGACGTCATTGCGACTACCTTATTTGACTATTCATCTACCTGTGGTTATTTCGGGGATGTATCAATCACTCTTCATAATCAAGGAATTTCCCCATCTATTTATTTCTCTCATTCAAAATGGGTCTGAGCACATCTTCCAAGTAGGTAGCAAGGTGTTGGCTGCCTCAGGCCAGTGAGACTACCTGAAAGTGGGTTCCTCGGCTGAACATCCCCGGTTTTCTGGGGTATCACATGTCACCTCCGTCATGGCAATGACCTATTTCTCAACTCCCTCAACGCCATCAAATTCCTCGACTTTCTCAATAGCGGAGATGTATGCGCCCATATCTGGCTGATCAGTCTCTTACAGCTCCGCCATGGCTGCTCAATCTAAACTACTACCGCCCGAACGCTCCATCAAACATATCCTCTCCAGCctaacagccctctaccTGCGAAACCGCACCCGCATCTCCCGCACCGTATACATCGCCCTCTTTGCCGCGCTAGCCAAAAGAATCCACAATGCCATCTCCGAGCAAAAAGCTGCGTCACAGCAGGTAGACCTGCGCCGACGGCCCGGCACTAGCAGTCTAGGCGATGAGGAGCAACCTCGCAAGAAACGCGTGGAGATCAACCGGGAATTCATGACGAACTTGCTCCATCTACTGAAGATTGTCATACCTGGATGGCGAAGTAAGGAGCTACGACTGCTGGTGAGCCATAGCGTCTTTCTGGTGCTCCGGACTTTGCTTAGTTTGTACGTCGCCGAGTTGGATGGAAGACTTGTAAGCAACTTGGTGCGCGGTAGAGGGAAGGATTTCTTGCTCGGTCTTTTCTGGTGGATGATTGTGGCTGTCCCTGCCACTTTCACTAATTCGATGGTAAGTCCCCGGCGATTGGACCCAGGTTACAAGTCTGAAGTGCTGGGATGCGACCGTTCAATGCATTTGCTGACTTGTCGATTTTGGTGTATTAGCTCTCCTACCATCAGTGCAAGCTTGCGCTCAGCTATCGCAAGCGCCTTACAGGCCATATCCACGAGAAGTATCTGTCTAACATGACTTTCTATGCCATCTCTGCCTTGGACGATCGAATAAAGAACCCCGATCAGCTCGTCACGGTCGATGTGTCTCGCTTCTCGGACAGTCTGGCAGAACTGTACTCCAATTTAGCTAAGCCCATTCTCGACATGGCTATTTACAATTACTCGCTCTCTAAAACTGTGGGAGGCGAAGGGTTGTTCATCATGAGTCTGCTAGTGCAGTTATCTGCCAACGTTATGCGTATGCTGACTCCACCATTTGGCAAATATGTTGCCGATGAGGCCAGGTTGGAGGGTGAATTCCGTTTCCTTCATTCACGGCTTATCGATTACAGCGAAGAAGTCGCACTTTACCATGGTCacgaggccgagaaggatACCCTGGACAAGGGTTATTTCACGTTGATCAAGCATGTAAACCGCATTCTGCGCCGGCGCCTTTACCATGGATTCATGGAGGACTTTGTGATCAAGTACTTCTGGGGAGCTATGGGCTTGGTACTCTGTAGTGTGCCTGTCTTCTTCAAGATCCCCGGTCAAGTCACCCACAGCTTGGGGGATCACACTGAAAGTACGTTGATGTCCTTTGATGTTAAATTTTTTTACATTCTGATTACTTACAGGCTTCGTCACAAATCGTCGAATATTGCTTTCTTCCTCGGATGCTTTTGGTCGATTGATGTTCTCCTACAAAGAGATCTCGGAGCTGGCTGGCTACACTTCGCGTGTCTCCTCACTACTGGAAGTGATGGACGATCTCCTCGCGGGAAGGTTCGAGAAGAAGTTGGCGTCCTCCGCCTCAACAGAGGAGAATGCGGCGGTGCTGTCTGGTCGGGGCAAAGTCATAGAAAGCGACGCAATTGAGTTCACTGACGTACCGATCGTCTCCCCGAACGGTGATGTTTTGGTGCGTAAGCTTTCCTTCGCCGTTAACCCCGGTGACCACCTTCTGATCGTCGGACCCAATGGGTGCGGCAAATCCTCTCTGTTCCGGATCCTGGGCGGGCTCTGGCCGGTATATGGAGGCACAGTGAAGAAACCCCCTTTCCAGGATATTTTCTACATTCCCCAGCGACCCTATCTGTCCCGTGGGACCCTGCGACAGCAAGTGATTTACCCAGATGGAGTACGTGAGATGCGTGCCAAGGGTGTCACTGACGCCGATCTTTACGATGTCCTATCAGTGGTTGAGATTGAATCCGTCGTAGATCGCCCTGGAGGCTGGGATGCTGAGGAAGAATGGCGCGACGTGTTATCCGGTGGTCTGCAGCAGCGCATTGCTATGGCCCGGTTGTTCTATCATCGACCCAGGTTCGCCATTTTGGACGAGTGCACATCCTCGGTGACGCTGGAAATTGAGAAGGTCATGTACGAGACGGCCAAGAAACTTGGTACCACGCTCATGACTGTCTCACATCGACGCAGTCTCTGGAAGTATCACCAGAATATTCTGCAATTCGATGGACAGGGTGGCTATATCTTCACCGGCCTAGACTGGGAGCGACGCTTGAAACTCGAAGAGCAAGTTTCCCTAGTTTCCCGATCTTTTTTGCCGAATGCCCACTAACGTTGTCGCAgtgagaaggaagaattgGACTTGCAGCTACGGGCTGTACCGGAATTGCAGCGCCGGGTTGCCGAATTAACGGCCTAGTTTCTTATCCATCGTTTTATGCTCCGTACTATTTGACAGTCTCTTAGCGTTGAACAATGTCTTATGCATCCACTTACAATGATATCGACCAATCCCATCAAAAGTCCCAGTCTCGGCCTTCCACTTTTTGGCATTCTTGTTGTGGACCCCCCTGACAACAGCCAATCAGCGCCAGTTACATCAACACTTGAATTCTCACGATGTTCAAAGAAGCCCTTTGCGGCCCACACTGATGTCGTTATAGATCCCTACGTCATATTCCTGGTCTATCTTGTTTGCCACGAAGAATCCCAGGTTCTTGATGGATTCGTACGTTGCATCGTTGACTTGGCCAGTTTTGCTTCACGTCTTTTTaacttgtactccgtatctTTCCAACTCTCTCCAGTATTCCTATAGAACCCATACAATTTAAACACAGAATGGTCATCTCACAGACAAATCCCAatcaaagaagaaagatcATTATCTTCTCTGGTATGCAACCTCCTTACTATTCACCGTCGCCGAGAAACCCTACCCTGTATCTTCCCAATTCTAGTCCAAACCCTCCAATCCCAACCACAGAGCTCCCAAGTGCACATAAGATGACAaaagaaccccccccccccagattTTGACGGCACAATCTTCCTACAAGACACCGGCCACGTCCTAGTAGACAACCTAGGCTGCGGCGTAGCCTACCGCAACAAGCTCGAAGAACAATTTAAAACTGGCGAGCGATCCTTCCGCGACATTTCAGACGACATGTGGGGATCCCTCAGCATCCCCTTTGGCGACGGCTTCGACATAATGGAAAAGAACCTCGAACTCGACCCGGGCTTCCGCGAATTCCACCAGTATTGCGTCCGCGAGGGTTTCCCCTTCAACGTGATCAGTGCAGGCCTAAAACCCGTTCTGCAGCGCACGCTGGATATCTTCCTCGGCGAGAAAGAGGTAAGTGATTTCCAAGTGCCCTTCCCACCCTCCCTCcaatcaacaacatcaaTTTTCCACTCCAGATCCAACTCCAGATCCAGATCCGTATCACCTAACAACCATCTGCAACCCACCCCCCCACAGGCATCAACAATCGAAATCGTCGCAAACGACCTAAAAGCACCAGGCGGAATCCCGTGGAAACCCGTCTGGCGCGACAACACAGATTCCGGCCACGACAAAGCCGAGAGCGTGAACCAAGCGCGCTCAAAAGCACAGGCAGAATGCGAGCCCGACGAGATCCCGCTGATCGTATTCATCGGCGACGGCGTGTCCGATCTCGCCGCGGCCCGCGAGGCAGATGTTCTCTTTGCGCGCCGCGGTCTACGGCTCGAGGAACACTGTCTCGAACATCACATCCCGTATACGCCGTTTGATAGCTTTGCTGATGTCAAGAGGGAGGTTGAGGCGATTAGTCTTGAGGATCAGAAGAAGACGGGTGGTGTTGGGAAGCCGGTGCGGTATAACCCGCGTGCAAATATGTGGAGGAGGATCTCTAGTAAGGAGGCTGTATGTTTCTCCCTCttcgccccccccccccccccccccccttctttctcttgttTTGAACTAGTTTGGCATGGGGCGGCTTTGCTAATGGGGTTGGATTGTAGGTTCCGACGCTTATGGCTACGGCTACACCTTCGCGGGATGAGAGGATGGTGCTTTGGCCGGATTATTTCTCGGAGCCCAAACAGACTCAGACTGAGCCGACGATTCAGGAGTGAAGTTGTTGTGGGGGGCTGGATACATTTTGGAGGCTCACGTTGTCATTGTTTGGACTTCTTTctggttttggttttggtcTGGAGTGGGCGTTGGTTCAATATTTTCAGTTATGACTGCCTCGAGGTAGAATCGCTCTATTTTTCGAGATTGGCTTGTTTATTTGCCTAGCTCTGTAAAGATCAAGTGCAGATCAAGTCTTTTCATCAACGAGTCAAGGATCTGTGTAACAGAAGGTGTAAAAGGAGGGATGTACTATTATTGCTAAGGATGCCGAAGAAGCCCATCAACAACTTGTATAATCACCAGAAAAGAAGGGAGGCTTCGCACTACCTATGTCAAACCACAGTCTGTTTATGCCGAAACATCCAGAGGCTCGATATTCCAGATACTATCAGCGTACTCATTAGTGACGCGATCCATAGAGAAGAATCCCATGCGCGCAACAGAGGAAATCGACTTGGCCAGCCACTCCTCCTGATTCTGGAATGCCTCGTCGACCATCTCGTGCGTGGTGATGTAGGAGTTGAAATCGTCCGAGACGAGGTAGTAATCGCCATGCTCTTCAATAGAGCTAGTGAGCGCCAAGAAATCAGCTTTGTCACCGAACATGTTGTCTTTAATTGCGTTGAAGACGCGCTCCAGCTGTGGGTCCAGTTTGAAGTCGCCGTAGAAGTGTCGATGACGTAGGTCCTCGACGTCTTCTGCAAGATTGCCGAAGAGGAAAATGTTCTGCACCCCGATCTCACGGGTAATCTCGATCTGTGCGTTGAGTTAGTATTGCTGGGACGGAACTTGGGTCCATGCTAGCGGAAGAAGACTTACGTTGGCTCCATCGCAGGTGCCAATGATCAGACCGCCGTTCAGGACAAACTTCATATTGCTCGTGCCGCTGCCTTCGGTACCAGCGGTTGAGATGTGCTCGCTGATATCCGAAGCAGGGCAGATAATCTCTGCCTTGCTAACATTGTAATCTGCAATGAAGATGACCTTCAGAAGGTCACCAATCTCCGGGTCCTTGTTCACTACATCAGCCACCTTGTTGATGAGATGAATGATGGTCTTCGCCATCCAGTAACCGGGGGCTGCCTTGCCTCCGAAGATGGAAACTCGAGGCAccactttcttcttctcttcggcCGACATGGCTTTGATGCTCAAGTAGCGGTGGATAACCCCAAAGATGTTGAGCTGTTGACGCTTGTACTCATGGATACGCTTCACCTGCACGTCAAAGAGGGCATTTGGATTGACATCGAATCCCGTGGTGGCCTTGATGTGTTTGGCTAGACGCAGTTTGTTCTCCCGTTTGATGACTGCCCACTCCTCGCGGAAAGCCTTGTCGTCAACAAATGCCTCTATCTTGTCTAGAAGAGTGAGATCCTTCAGGAAGTCGTAGCTTCCAAGCTTCTCTGCAATCAACGCAGACAACCGGGGGTTGGCCTGGTGGAGCCAACGCCTCGGAGTGATGCCATTGGTGACATTGGTGAAACGGTCTGGTCCATAGATCTTCACAAAGTCTTTGAAGAGAGTGGTCTTGAGCAGGTCTGAATGTAGCTCGGCCACACCGTTCACTTTGTGAGAGCCAATGATGGCCAGATAGGCCATACGCACCATCTTGGGATGCGACTCTTCAATGATGGAGACGCGTGAGAGGATCTCTCGGTCATTGGGGAATCGCTTCTCAACAGATtgcaagaagaagagattAATTTCGTAGATAATTTGCAAGTGCCGCGGAAGCAGGTTCTGCATCAGCGGGACAGACCATTTCTCCAGCGCTTCGGGAAGGACGGTGTGATTGGTATACCCAAAGGTCTTGATGACGATGCTCCATGCCTCGTCCCATTCCAAGCCTTCCTTGTCAATCAAGATTCGCTGGAACTCAACAATTGCAAGGGTAGGGTGGGTGTCGTTAAGCTGGATGGCGACCTGATCAGGGAACTCGGCCCAGGCTCGTTTGGTCTTCTTGAACCGGCGAACTATGTCATAGAGCGAGGCAGCACACCAGAAGTACTGCTGCTTCAGACGCAGTTCTTTGCCTCGCTCGAGGTTATCATTAGGGTAGAGAACAGCTGAGATTGTTTCCGCCCTCTGCTGGTCGGCTACTGCGCTTTCGTAGTCTCCAGCGTTGAACTTCTGGAAGTCAAACTCTCCGCTGCTGGCCTTGCTGGACCACAGACGAAGGTTGTTGGTGGTCTTCGTACCGTACCCGGGAATGGGGACATCGTATGCGATGGCTTGAACAATCTCACCATCCTCCCATGAGTGCGAGATCTTGCCACTCTCATCCTGGTATTTTTTGACGTTGCCATAGAACTGGATGTCGACTGTGATTTCGTGTCGCGGGAATTCCCAGGGGTTATTATCCAGCCAGTAGTCAGGAATCTCCACTTGGTA
It contains:
- a CDS encoding Kinetochore Sim4 complex subunit Fta4, coding for MSALKKMKELVGMGRSRETFRSRADSALAPPASVSSQHNTPVDCLLETCDSNHSSLDETTIDSDSSDSDEIVPDFSTPKTTEGNTFSSSFKAFTRGHRRRSTHVTRRDLEKFQSEVLGIENHACWFDEDNGTGTPQPFTRDDPQLEELNRAFADADVSMNTNTTSMATNGTGSGNFSGYVENSTGAMNIPNIPPRQTPSPSPSHSSVTTQINGGGMGAMGAAIPMNAGHQMDLHHLYEMVVELSDVLKNNRDVTKNIVANAEEIVKNGIVDSSGPNGQQGDNLIARIAELERALAKEKLVSADHKHYREENVKMIREFETAVGIMVEQIRNYCQNNNMHYLAQKKHYNNVLQAERDAHLESRLDRDYWHAQTMKCAEMIRTAYRLKCEEDDVPTRVISGLQNEVRAYRFALGMEPEKPEEEYGWEYLKNIPGLE
- a CDS encoding Cell wall biogenesis protein Mhp1, putative, whose translation is MEGVQTVDVSWLHHSQKDHLSRTKSVSANDRPGTEAEPATSQPKPHRRSRSNSNPARPTPAPSASEPKPAPQNDAAQAQAKLSPFERNEEHKPSTPSPASRKTDPKPIGRRNSWISSLSSKFSSGSTPPSQPSLKASPASPKTTSPLDTHNPFGAAYFPRDKDEEKKDDPSSFTSSSPKGPSFIHNALRKFSHNSGGLPKLNPNGLVCPRRVMNIDRNRHRCKIADLNQAKLNRVAFCVDVEIAGISHRDDDEEAPPTNQLRQPLPGSNSYKLKKADLISKGQDEVGSLKQPQATVFEKDSAAPAPAPAPVPMPVQTTGDAKAQSSSPPTNTTSKPSTDPSPSGEGTDPTRKQEKKKRSEAERKERKERKRRQAVANGSVPLQLDAENDEEDFQGPTPGPGLPWSKTQGHPTTDPVRIYRRCCQLRETPVLKRVVDEISKPSSTLAESPGTVAVLDLSNFPMTSQDLTTFSDWLAVVPVRKLILENCALTDTSVRAILSALLSTKTVEQMRYRRRRSRRPESPDSNDHERYGVVEKLSLKDNTKIGREGWRHISLFLHLSKSLKAIDLSGIPFPQGQIVIDGPGTTGQPQSHMADVSIIFASALAERFAGDYLEELLMSECYPSVNAVKQICQATTQMGLRRLGFANNGLTREGLEHVAEYLKAGQCEGLDLGGNAIKNDLDLVTGAIEPETPLYALSLADCSLNPSVICPLLQSLAQIHNLRFIDFSHNRELFSSQPNALGAFRRFLPKMPSLKRFHLADVDLSPDHVIGLAEVLPECPSLCHLNILENEQIVALASTTDPVAQEEACAVYASMMAAVRVSRTIIAVDIDVPVAENNEVVKALGSQIVAYSLRNLEGGAIAEELSDSTSPLEDVPIPEILQHIVGHAGISEEPYDDDDEAAPDEDYVIGGTGVVKALGVCLGNLDQQGLDILGEQSLPASGTTTPRRRKSRSVPTKRPRDMSKNLLESARNIRVRIQSALIREDHAGNDANYRRLQFLDMTLHKMIQRFEDEYPETRVLPPPPPATLVPDNNSQHSGDDDGTGSIGASGNLNSSQLDETGGDEEDADQYAVRHSRTSSMTSLHSRAMTSQEGHIHRIGQNLRRDFLKPSLVPGGSDDDFEYEGDDSHIAALRQKLDLLHEQQSLSQFDDFDADMAYNHLGTTVDELYASQQQDAEGFERFKQSQIAAQINSGLRPRDNVNPRTGCDEPESKSSP
- a CDS encoding ABC transporter, N-terminal, with product MAAQSKLLPPERSIKHILSSLTALYLRNRTRISRTVYIALFAALAKRIHNAISEQKAASQQVDLRRRPGTSSLGDEEQPRKKRVEINREFMTNLLHLLKIVIPGWRSKELRLLVSHSVFLVLRTLLSLYVAELDGRLVSNLVRGRGKDFLLGLFWWMIVAVPATFTNSMLSYHQCKLALSYRKRLTGHIHEKYLSNMTFYAISALDDRIKNPDQLVTVDVSRFSDSLAELYSNLAKPILDMAIYNYSLSKTVGGEGLFIMSLLVQLSANVMRMLTPPFGKYVADEARLEGEFRFLHSRLIDYSEEVALYHGHEAEKDTLDKGYFTLIKHVNRILRRRLYHGFMEDFVIKYFWGAMGLVLCSVPVFFKIPGQVTHSLGDHTESFVTNRRILLSSSDAFGRLMFSYKEISELAGYTSRVSSLLEVMDDLLAGRFEKKLASSASTEENAAVLSGRGKVIESDAIEFTDVPIVSPNGDVLVRKLSFAVNPGDHLLIVGPNGCGKSSLFRILGGLWPVYGGTVKKPPFQDIFYIPQRPYLSRGTLRQQVIYPDGVREMRAKGVTDADLYDVLSVVEIESVVDRPGGWDAEEEWRDVLSGGLQQRIAMARLFYHRPRFAILDECTSSVTLEIEKVMYETAKKLGTTLMTVSHRRSLWKYHQNILQFDGQGGYIFTGLDWERRLKLEDEKEELDLQLRAVPELQRRVAELTA
- a CDS encoding 2,3-diketo-5-methylthio-1-phosphopentane phosphatase, putative, with amino-acid sequence MVISQTNPNQRRKIIIFSDFDGTIFLQDTGHVLVDNLGCGVAYRNKLEEQFKTGERSFRDISDDMWGSLSIPFGDGFDIMEKNLELDPGFREFHQYCVREGFPFNVISAGLKPVLQRTLDIFLGEKEASTIEIVANDLKAPGGIPWKPVWRDNTDSGHDKAESVNQARSKAQAECEPDEIPLIVFIGDGVSDLAAAREADVLFARRGLRLEEHCLEHHIPYTPFDSFADVKREVEAISLEDQKKTGGVGKPVRYNPRANMWRRISSKEAVPTLMATATPSRDERMVLWPDYFSEPKQTQTEPTIQE